The genomic segment AGGGAAATCTTATGCTCGATGCAGAGTTTAATTATCGCCGGACAATCTTATTGGTGGATGACACGCCCGCTAATCTGGCTGTGCTGAATGATTGCCTGAAAGATACCTATAAACTGCGCATCGCAAATAATGGTGAGCAGGCATTAATCTTGGCTGAGCGGGATCCGGTTCCTGATCTGGTTTTGCTGGATGTAATGATGCCAAATATGGATGGGATTGAGGTTTGTCAGCGCCTGAAAGCCAAGAATAAAACGAATGATATTCCGGTTATTTTTCTGACGGCTAAAACGCAGGAGGCGGATGAGATTAATGGCTTTAATGCGGGGGCGGTGGATTATATCCATAAGCCACTTAATCCGGCCATTGTGCAGGCAAGAGTCAAAAATCATATTACGATTCAGGACTTAAAAAACTCAATTCGACTTTATAACCAGACGCTTGAAGAGCGTGTAGAGCAGCGGACTCAGGAGCTATTGAAAATTCAGGATGCAACAATCCTGGCTATGGGTGTGATGGCCGAGCTGCGGGATGAGGAAACAGGCTTACATCTGAAGCGCACACAGGAGTACTTGCGCTGCCTTGCCGGGGCAGTGGCTGATCATCCGCGATTTATTCATCAGCTTGATCCGGAAAACATTGCTGGGATGGCCAAATCAGCCCCTTTGCATGATATTGGCAAGGTGGGTGTGCCGGATGCCATTTTGCATAAGCCCGCAAAGCTCACTGATGAAGAATTTACCATTATGAAAAATCACCCTACATATGGGCGCAATATTATTCGTGAAGTGGAGCGAATGCTGGGTGAGGAAAGTGTCTTTTTGCGCTATGCCCGGGAGATCGCTTATGGGCACCAGGAAAAATGGGATGGGTCGGGCTATCCCCAGGGGGCGAAAGGTGATGAGATCCCCTTATCTGCAAGATTGATGGCCGTGGCAGATGTCTACGACGCCTTAGTGAGCAAGCGGGTCTATAAAGAGGCTTTTTCGCATGAGAAATCGGTGGCGATTATCCTAGAGGGAAAGGGGAAGCATTTCGATCCGGATTTAATTGATGGTTTTATAAAGGTGGCGGGGCAGTTTCAGGCGATTGCATTGCAGTATGCGGATAAAGAGGAGGACGATTTGGCGGGGTGAAGAACTTGTGGGTGGAGGCTTGTGCTGATCATCAACATGGCCCGTCAACAAATGGAGTGCCATTGTTTCAAAGCAATAAGAGGCTGTTTTTGGGTTTGTACATGAAAAAAGCCGTTTCAGAAATAGCAGACAAAGAAAAAGCCCTGATTGATCAGGGCTTTAACGTTCTTGCTTATGGAGGCGGAGGCCGGAATCGAACCGGCGTAGACGGCTTTGCAAGCCGCTGCATAACCATTTTGCTACTCCGCCATGGTTACTTAAATAAAGGATAAGATCTTTATTCTTAAAATTTGGAGCGGGAAAGGAGGCTCGAACTCCCGACATCTACCTTGGCAAGGTAGTGCTCTACCAACTGAGCTATTCCCGCATTGATTTGATTCTACATGAAATGGAGCGGGAAAGGAGGCTCGAACTCCCGACATCTACCTTGGCAAGGTAGTGCTCTACCAACTGAGCTATTCCCGCATTCGTCATGCTTTTACTACAGAACTAAAATAAGTGGAGCGGGAAAGGAGGCTCGAACTCCCGACATCTACCTTGGCAAGGTAGTGCTCTACCAACTGAGCTATTCCCGCATCTTACTTTATTTCTACAACGATTTACTGGAGCGGGAAAGGAGGCTCGAACTCCCGACATCTACCTTGGCAAGGTAGTGCTCTACCAACTGAGCTATTCCCGCATCACTGCTTTGTTTCGTTTTCTTTTCTGCCGTTGCGTCAGAAGAGGAGTCGCATTATGAAGATGAGCCCTTGCTTCGTCAAGCACTATCTGCGCATTTTTCTACCTGAAAAGGGGTGTAAATAGATAGTGGCTTGATATTTAAAGGCTAAGTTATGGTACGCTTATGGCTGCTGACGCTTGCTAGGGATACTGGTGATGCTGTTTGTCGTTAGCAATACATTATTTTTTTATGCTGCCGGGTTGACGGCGGCTTCTCATTGGAGGAATTCCCGTGTCCAAACGTGTTGTCACACTTGCGCATTACTATACCCAGCCTGAAATCCAGCAAATGGCCGATAAAGTCGGCGATAGCTTAGAACTGTCTTTATACGCTAAAGAATGCGGCGCAGATGTTATTGTGTTTGCAGGCGTGCGTTTTATGGCAGAAACCGCCAAGATTCTTAACCCGCAGGCTGAGGTGATTTTGCCAGCCAGCGGTTCTACTTGCTCATTAGTCACCCAAACCGACGTGGCCGCCTTACAAAAATGGCGTGAAGAGCACGCAGATTATGTGCATGTCTCTTATATTAATTCCTCTGCCGAGCATAAAGCTTTATCGGATTGGATTGTAACCAGCCGTAATGTGGATGACATTATCGCCAGCCTTTATGCCGAAGGTAAAAAGGTGGCATTCTCGCCAGACCGCAATATGGGCGCATATTTAAACTTCCAGTATGGCTACGATATGCCGCTGTGGAGTGCCGTGTGCGAAGTGCACGATAAATTCAATCAAGCCGCGCTAGATGAAGCATTCGCGGCGGTTGCTGGCGCTAAATATCTGATTGCTCACCCTGAAAGCCCGCTGCCTGTGTTGCAGCAAGCTGATTACGTGGGCTCCACATCGGGCATGCTGAATTGGATTAAAGCCTTTGATAAAGAGCCTGATGCGGTGATCTTTGTCGCGACTGAAGACGGCATTCTCTACAATATGGGCCTTGCCCGCCCTGACTTGAATATTAAACAAGCCCCTATATATGCGGGCTGTCAGTGCAATTCCTGCCCTTATATGAAGATGAATACCATTGATGCGGTGAAGCGCGCCCAAGCGGGCGAGGGCACACGCATTGATTATCTCAGCGCCGAACAAATGGATAATGCCCGCCTGCCGATCGAGCGCATGCTGGAATTCTCTAAGCGTTATTACCAGTAAGCAAGATTGCAGAGAGAAAGGCGGGTGTGTTACCCGCCTTTTTTTGTCTTTTAAGCTTGAAGCTTGTGATTTCTTTCGGGCTTCTTTCCTATGTCAGATTAAATGACGGGTGATTGAATGATGCTGGATTACCTCGTATTTATTGGGCGCTTTCAGCCTTTTCATCTTGGGCATTTGCAGGTGGTTAAGGCGGCTTTAGAGCGGGCGGGCAAGCTGATTGTGATTTGCGGCTCAGCTCGTCAGGCTAGGAACCCGCGCAACCCATGGACAGTGCCTGAGCGCGAAGCGATGCTGCGGGCTGCATTGCCGCCTCAGATGCAGGATAGAGTGTTTGTCGTGGGCTGCTCAGACCGTATGTATAACGATCAGCAGTGGGTTACCGAGGTGCAAAGCCTCGTGGATAAAGTGATTGCGGTTGATACCGCCAGCCTTGGCAGCCGCGAGGCGCAGTTTAAAGTGGGTATTGTGGGCAGCAGCCGCAGCAAGCACACCTATTATCTTGATCTTTTTCCACAGTGGCAGAGGGTAGAAGTGCCTGAGATTATCGGCATTCATGCCTCGCAAGTGCGCCGTAATCTGTTTGCCGATGGTGGGGCAGGGCTTTGTGCAGATAAATTACCCGCGTCTGTCTATGCGCATTTACAAGCGTTTCGCTCAGGTGATGTTTACGCCAATCTAGAGGCAGAATGGCGCTTTGTGCAGGACTATCGCAAGGCTTGGTCGGCTGCGCCCTATCCGCCCACCTTTGTCACCGTAGATGCGGTGGTGATTCACTCCGGGCATATTTTGCTGGTGCGGCGCAAAAACTTGCCGGGGCGCGGGCTGTGGGCCTTGCCGGGTGGTTTTATTAATCAGGATGAATTGGTTAAAGATGCGGTGATTCGGGAGCTGCGCGATGAAACGCGTTTAAAAGTGCCTGCACCGGTGCTGGCGGGCTCGATTCGCTCTTCAC from the Iodobacter fluviatilis genome contains:
- a CDS encoding response regulator, whose product is MLDAEFNYRRTILLVDDTPANLAVLNDCLKDTYKLRIANNGEQALILAERDPVPDLVLLDVMMPNMDGIEVCQRLKAKNKTNDIPVIFLTAKTQEADEINGFNAGAVDYIHKPLNPAIVQARVKNHITIQDLKNSIRLYNQTLEERVEQRTQELLKIQDATILAMGVMAELRDEETGLHLKRTQEYLRCLAGAVADHPRFIHQLDPENIAGMAKSAPLHDIGKVGVPDAILHKPAKLTDEEFTIMKNHPTYGRNIIREVERMLGEESVFLRYAREIAYGHQEKWDGSGYPQGAKGDEIPLSARLMAVADVYDALVSKRVYKEAFSHEKSVAIILEGKGKHFDPDLIDGFIKVAGQFQAIALQYADKEEDDLAG
- the nadA gene encoding quinolinate synthase NadA yields the protein MSKRVVTLAHYYTQPEIQQMADKVGDSLELSLYAKECGADVIVFAGVRFMAETAKILNPQAEVILPASGSTCSLVTQTDVAALQKWREEHADYVHVSYINSSAEHKALSDWIVTSRNVDDIIASLYAEGKKVAFSPDRNMGAYLNFQYGYDMPLWSAVCEVHDKFNQAALDEAFAAVAGAKYLIAHPESPLPVLQQADYVGSTSGMLNWIKAFDKEPDAVIFVATEDGILYNMGLARPDLNIKQAPIYAGCQCNSCPYMKMNTIDAVKRAQAGEGTRIDYLSAEQMDNARLPIERMLEFSKRYYQ
- a CDS encoding bifunctional nicotinamide-nucleotide adenylyltransferase/Nudix hydroxylase, with the protein product MMLDYLVFIGRFQPFHLGHLQVVKAALERAGKLIVICGSARQARNPRNPWTVPEREAMLRAALPPQMQDRVFVVGCSDRMYNDQQWVTEVQSLVDKVIAVDTASLGSREAQFKVGIVGSSRSKHTYYLDLFPQWQRVEVPEIIGIHASQVRRNLFADGGAGLCADKLPASVYAHLQAFRSGDVYANLEAEWRFVQDYRKAWSAAPYPPTFVTVDAVVIHSGHILLVRRKNLPGRGLWALPGGFINQDELVKDAVIRELRDETRLKVPAPVLAGSIRSSRVFDHPHRSLRGRTITHAFLIELTPTGEGLPKVRGGDDAERAKWVPLFEFNRMEAELFEDHFYIVNWFLGQI